The following proteins are co-located in the Fructilactobacillus carniphilus genome:
- a CDS encoding bacteriocin immunity protein has translation MVKLSFEPKRYFIVFLLFLLGFAGEILLDSRFNWLSMIVTGLLSLVILYGFSNLHLFFQPFPWSKWRRLVWYVFLLFFLELIPILIVVLFFPNGFKSFHNTTMFNESYHLHAPLILKIWVTFKLLVSLVGEEVGMASISLPLIHLLLRTKLKRFAWPIVNI, from the coding sequence ATGGTAAAGCTAAGCTTTGAACCCAAAAGATACTTTATTGTATTTTTGCTTTTCTTACTCGGCTTTGCTGGGGAAATTTTACTCGATTCTCGCTTTAATTGGTTATCAATGATAGTAACTGGACTACTTAGTTTAGTAATCCTATACGGTTTTTCTAATTTACATCTTTTTTTCCAGCCATTTCCTTGGTCTAAATGGCGTCGGTTGGTATGGTATGTATTTTTATTGTTTTTTTTGGAACTAATCCCGATTTTAATCGTCGTTTTATTTTTTCCCAATGGCTTTAAATCATTTCATAATACAACAATGTTTAATGAATCGTATCACTTACATGCCCCTTTAATTCTTAAAATCTGGGTCACATTTAAACTTTTAGTATCTTTAGTGGGTGAAGAGGTCGGAATGGCTTCAATTTCGCTTCCATTAATTCATTTACTATTAAGAACAAAACTAAAAAGATTCGCTTGGCCCATTGTAAATATATAA
- the rplS gene encoding 50S ribosomal protein L19 translates to MRQNKLIEKINQEQLRSDIPDFRPGDTVTVSVRVVEGDTERLQDFTGVVIKRRGAGIQATYTVRKISNGIGVERIFPLNSPRVAKLEVVRRGKVRRSKLYYLRDRQGKAARIKQSFKKR, encoded by the coding sequence ATGCGTCAAAACAAGCTGATCGAAAAGATCAATCAGGAACAATTACGTTCTGACATTCCCGACTTTCGGCCGGGTGATACTGTAACGGTATCTGTTCGAGTTGTTGAAGGTGACACGGAACGGTTACAAGATTTTACTGGTGTAGTTATCAAGCGCCGCGGTGCCGGGATTCAAGCTACCTACACTGTTCGTAAAATCAGTAACGGAATCGGTGTGGAAAGAATTTTCCCATTGAACTCACCTCGGGTTGCTAAACTGGAAGTCGTTCGTCGTGGTAAGGTTCGTCGTTCAAAACTTTACTACTTGCGCGATCGTCAAGGAAAAGCTGCTCGGATCAAGCAATCATTCAAAAAGCGCTAG
- the fni gene encoding type 2 isopentenyl-diphosphate Delta-isomerase, whose amino-acid sequence MINRQSHRKDEHVSLAKKFHQPSQAGFADLKFIPNGLPEQAVANIDLKTSLAGHSLSVPFYIEAMTGGSPYTQKLNQQLGQIAKETGLALALGSASVALKDPDSAASFTVARETNPTGMIMGNVGAGVTPAAAQAVVDLVQADALEVHLNVVQELVMPEGDRDFHWATNLQNIINHVSVPVIVKEVGFGLDQDTIRKLHQLGATTVNVGGLGGTNFAQIENFRRKRKEMAYLEDWGLTTVQSLYEAQQVPNIQVVAAGGITNPLEIAKALYLGADAVGIASEILTNLIDNGVADTIQMIQDWIYGLKSIMTALGVRNIAELRNRPVVLNPTLESYLRQRDIHTN is encoded by the coding sequence GTGATTAATCGTCAATCTCATCGCAAGGATGAACACGTTTCTCTAGCTAAAAAGTTTCATCAACCCTCTCAAGCCGGTTTTGCTGATTTGAAATTCATTCCCAACGGTTTACCTGAACAAGCAGTTGCTAATATCGATCTGAAGACGTCATTAGCGGGACATTCCCTCTCAGTCCCCTTTTACATCGAGGCAATGACCGGCGGCAGCCCTTACACGCAAAAGTTAAACCAGCAACTAGGTCAGATCGCCAAAGAAACTGGACTGGCACTAGCGTTGGGAAGCGCCAGCGTGGCCTTAAAGGATCCAGATAGTGCCGCCAGCTTTACGGTGGCACGCGAAACTAACCCCACCGGAATGATTATGGGAAACGTCGGTGCCGGGGTCACTCCCGCAGCAGCACAGGCGGTCGTGGATCTCGTTCAAGCTGATGCCTTAGAAGTTCATCTAAACGTCGTCCAAGAGTTGGTAATGCCTGAGGGCGACCGCGATTTTCATTGGGCAACTAACCTGCAAAACATCATCAACCACGTTTCCGTACCTGTCATCGTCAAGGAAGTTGGTTTTGGGCTTGATCAAGATACCATCCGAAAGTTGCACCAACTCGGTGCCACCACTGTAAACGTAGGTGGCTTGGGCGGAACTAACTTTGCTCAAATCGAAAACTTTCGCAGAAAGCGGAAAGAAATGGCCTATCTGGAGGACTGGGGTTTAACCACGGTACAATCTCTGTACGAAGCCCAACAAGTTCCTAATATCCAAGTGGTAGCAGCGGGTGGAATTACCAATCCGCTAGAGATTGCTAAAGCCCTTTACCTCGGTGCGGATGCCGTGGGAATTGCCAGTGAAATTTTAACCAACCTAATTGACAATGGCGTCGCCGATACCATCCAAATGATTCAGGATTGGATTTATGGGTTAAAGAGCATCATGACGGCGCTGGGAGTACGAAACATTGCTGAACTTCGGAACCGTCCGGTGGTTCTAAATCCCACGCTAGAGAGTTATTTACGGCAGCGTGACATTCATACCAATTAA
- the glpK gene encoding glycerol kinase GlpK, whose protein sequence is MKNEQYILAIDEGTTSVRAILFNHQGQIVGQAQRLIHQSFPQPGWVEQDPIEIWNNTETVISEVLFQTETPPYKVRAIGISNQRETTVVWNRKTGKPIHNAIVWQSKQTSALANQLKEAGYQELIQQKTGLLIDSYFSATKIQWLLNQVPQAREQAEAGDLLFGTIDTWLLWKLTNGHVHATDMTNASRTMLYNIHTLEWDEELLNLLHIPKQMLPDVEESSHFYGYTQEFTFMGVQIPITGIAGDQQASLFGELALEPGMTKNTYGTGAFIMMNLGTQPQTSAHGLLTTIAYSVNGEVNYAFEGSVFTAGSAVDWLKDQVKLVQDITETAHQAQAAASNNQLYVVPAFNGLGAPYWNQAARGAIFGITQQTDDKQLVKATLESLAFQTRDVLETMSKETGLPVKSLMVDGGVSKNEYLMQFQADILDTTITRAPLTETTALGVAYLAGLQVNYWTDLATIKAIIRSTNSYQPQMAASERKSRYAGWQRAVQATQFFAEENHD, encoded by the coding sequence ATGAAAAACGAACAATACATTCTCGCAATCGACGAAGGCACGACTTCAGTCCGGGCCATTTTATTTAATCACCAGGGACAAATCGTGGGACAGGCCCAGCGCTTGATTCACCAATCTTTCCCACAGCCTGGCTGGGTAGAACAAGACCCAATTGAAATTTGGAACAATACAGAAACGGTCATCTCTGAGGTGCTGTTTCAGACAGAAACTCCACCGTATAAGGTGCGCGCCATTGGAATCAGCAACCAACGAGAAACCACCGTGGTTTGGAACCGAAAAACGGGCAAACCAATTCATAATGCCATTGTTTGGCAATCAAAACAGACAAGCGCTCTCGCGAACCAACTAAAGGAAGCGGGTTACCAGGAACTAATTCAGCAAAAAACAGGTTTACTGATTGACTCATACTTTTCGGCCACGAAGATTCAGTGGTTATTAAACCAGGTTCCTCAGGCACGAGAACAAGCCGAGGCCGGTGATTTATTGTTTGGGACCATTGATACCTGGCTGCTGTGGAAGTTAACTAACGGGCACGTGCATGCCACGGACATGACGAATGCCAGTCGGACGATGTTGTATAACATCCATACGTTGGAGTGGGATGAAGAATTGCTAAACCTGCTTCATATTCCTAAGCAAATGTTGCCAGATGTTGAAGAATCCAGCCATTTCTACGGCTACACCCAAGAATTTACCTTTATGGGAGTCCAGATTCCGATTACTGGAATTGCCGGGGACCAACAGGCCTCGTTGTTTGGGGAACTAGCCTTAGAGCCCGGCATGACCAAAAACACCTACGGGACGGGGGCTTTTATTATGATGAATTTAGGCACCCAACCCCAGACGTCTGCCCATGGTTTACTAACCACGATTGCCTATAGTGTGAACGGGGAAGTTAATTATGCGTTTGAAGGGAGTGTTTTCACCGCTGGATCAGCCGTAGACTGGCTGAAAGATCAGGTGAAGCTGGTTCAAGATATAACAGAAACTGCCCACCAAGCGCAAGCAGCGGCTTCTAACAATCAGCTCTATGTAGTGCCGGCGTTTAACGGACTAGGGGCCCCTTATTGGAATCAGGCCGCGCGGGGAGCCATCTTTGGGATTACCCAGCAGACGGATGATAAGCAATTGGTCAAAGCCACGTTAGAATCTTTGGCCTTTCAAACTCGCGATGTCTTAGAAACCATGAGTAAGGAAACCGGATTACCGGTCAAATCGTTAATGGTGGATGGTGGAGTCTCGAAGAACGAATACTTGATGCAGTTTCAGGCCGATATTTTAGATACGACCATCACACGGGCCCCGTTGACAGAAACCACGGCACTCGGAGTTGCTTACTTAGCGGGATTGCAGGTTAACTATTGGACCGATTTAGCTACCATTAAAGCCATCATCCGGTCAACTAATAGTTATCAACCGCAAATGGCTGCTTCCGAGCGGAAATCACGGTATGCTGGTTGGCAACGGGCGGTTCAAGCAACGCAGTTTTTTGCGGAGGAAAATCATGATTGA
- a CDS encoding RsmB/NOP family class I SAM-dependent RNA methyltransferase codes for MELPAAFKTKYERLLGYQFPAFLQSFTDTPQHGFRINPLKSPAQLDVDTSHPIPGIQHGYYGKVSGKSPEHQSGYVYNQEPSAMLVAEAVNPQPGERVLDLCAAPGGKSTQLAGMMQNQGLLVANEINRSRAKVLVENLERFGVWNPLILNETPEHLSKAFPAYFDKILVDAPCSGEGMFRKNPEAMTYWNEEYPAECALRQRDILTEAVKMLKPGGQLIYSTCTFAPEEDEQIIAWLFDKYPLEMVPLEKQAGMSSGQPAWANGNPDLQDAVRLFPHLFAGDGHFIAKLQSTETAKPTKIRKQEASASGAERKEWQQFAEQNLTNFQAGSLLRFKEQLYSFNPEIPALNGLKVMRPGTPLGTLKKNRIEPSYGLAMVLNPEQVQRTIAINAAQWQKYVHGDTFATDQIQAKGWALLVYHQMPVGFGKVVNGTVKNFFPKGLRFQA; via the coding sequence ATTGAATTACCAGCAGCATTTAAAACAAAATATGAACGGTTACTAGGGTACCAATTTCCGGCCTTTTTACAGAGTTTTACCGACACTCCACAGCATGGCTTTCGAATTAATCCCTTAAAGAGTCCGGCGCAACTGGACGTCGATACCAGTCATCCCATCCCAGGGATTCAGCATGGTTATTACGGCAAGGTATCCGGCAAGTCTCCAGAACATCAAAGTGGGTATGTTTACAACCAAGAACCGTCAGCAATGTTAGTAGCAGAGGCAGTCAATCCGCAACCGGGCGAACGAGTGCTTGATTTGTGTGCCGCTCCCGGGGGGAAATCAACCCAGTTGGCGGGGATGATGCAAAATCAGGGCTTACTGGTTGCTAACGAAATTAACCGTAGCCGGGCCAAGGTGTTAGTCGAAAATCTTGAACGATTTGGCGTGTGGAACCCGTTAATTTTAAATGAGACACCGGAACATCTAAGTAAAGCTTTTCCCGCTTACTTTGATAAGATTCTGGTGGACGCACCGTGTTCTGGGGAAGGGATGTTCCGGAAGAATCCTGAGGCAATGACCTATTGGAATGAAGAATATCCAGCGGAATGTGCGCTGCGGCAGCGAGACATCTTAACCGAGGCCGTTAAAATGTTAAAACCGGGTGGGCAGCTAATTTATTCGACTTGTACGTTTGCACCGGAAGAGGACGAACAGATCATCGCCTGGTTGTTTGATAAATACCCACTAGAAATGGTTCCGCTTGAAAAACAAGCTGGCATGAGCAGTGGACAACCAGCGTGGGCGAACGGGAATCCCGATTTACAAGACGCCGTCCGACTCTTTCCACACCTGTTTGCGGGGGACGGTCATTTTATTGCCAAACTTCAAAGTACGGAAACGGCTAAGCCAACGAAGATTAGAAAACAAGAGGCCAGTGCATCGGGAGCAGAGCGAAAAGAGTGGCAACAATTTGCGGAGCAGAACCTGACCAATTTTCAGGCTGGTTCGTTGTTGCGGTTTAAAGAACAACTTTATTCGTTTAATCCAGAAATCCCGGCTTTAAACGGATTGAAAGTGATGCGCCCTGGAACGCCCCTCGGAACGTTGAAAAAGAATCGAATTGAACCGAGTTACGGGTTAGCAATGGTCCTTAACCCGGAACAAGTTCAACGTACGATTGCGATTAACGCTGCGCAGTGGCAAAAATATGTTCACGGAGATACTTTTGCCACCGATCAAATTCAAGCGAAAGGCTGGGCTCTTTTGGTATATCACCAAATGCCAGTCGGATTTGGGAAAGTGGTAAACGGCACCGTGAAGAATTTCTTCCCGAAGGGACTACGATTTCAAGCTTAA
- the rpsP gene encoding 30S ribosomal protein S16: protein MSVKIRLKRMGSKKNPFYRIVVADSRSPRDGRYIENVGTYNPLIQENQVTLEEETILDWLQKGAKPSDTVRNILSRAGIMKKLHEAKLANKQK from the coding sequence ATGTCTGTTAAAATTCGTTTGAAACGAATGGGTTCCAAGAAAAATCCATTTTATCGAATCGTAGTTGCTGATTCACGAAGCCCTCGTGATGGTCGTTACATTGAAAACGTGGGAACTTACAACCCATTAATTCAAGAAAACCAAGTAACTTTAGAAGAAGAAACAATTTTGGATTGGTTGCAAAAGGGTGCCAAGCCTTCTGATACAGTTCGCAACATTTTGTCAAGAGCCGGCATCATGAAGAAGTTGCATGAAGCTAAATTAGCTAACAAGCAAAAATAA
- a CDS encoding KH domain-containing protein — protein MVNFDNLITTIIKPLVKFPDDIKIDHRETAEFHEYILTPNPQDVGRVIGKRGRVAQTIRAIVYSIHVPDHKRVKLIIDDGK, from the coding sequence ATGGTAAACTTTGACAATCTCATCACAACCATCATTAAACCGTTAGTAAAGTTTCCCGATGACATCAAAATTGATCATCGAGAAACCGCTGAATTTCATGAATATATTTTGACTCCGAATCCCCAAGATGTGGGCCGGGTGATTGGTAAACGAGGCCGCGTGGCACAAACCATTCGTGCCATTGTGTATAGCATTCACGTTCCTGATCACAAGCGAGTTAAGTTAATTATTGATGACGGTAAATAG
- the trmD gene encoding tRNA (guanosine(37)-N1)-methyltransferase TrmD, translating to MKIDVLSLFPQTISGPLHDSILGKALEKHLLEVSVTNFRDFSENKHHNVDDTPYGGGAGMLLQAQPIVDAVAYTQQQAQAEGLSAGRVILTDPAGKRFDEQAAADLAQADHLTFICGHYEGFDERVKAVVTDEYSIGDYVLTGGELPTLVMIDALSRLIPGVLGNDESAVDDSFSTGLLEAPQYTRPANFRGADVPAVLTNGDHQKIADWRLKESLRKTYLHRPDLIDHQQLSPRAKELLAEVKIEEE from the coding sequence ATGAAAATTGACGTGTTAAGTTTATTTCCTCAAACCATCAGCGGACCGCTGCACGATTCCATTTTAGGGAAAGCCTTAGAAAAGCACCTTTTAGAGGTGAGCGTCACTAATTTTCGTGATTTTTCTGAGAATAAACACCATAACGTTGATGATACTCCGTATGGAGGCGGGGCGGGAATGCTCCTGCAGGCGCAACCAATCGTTGATGCCGTCGCGTATACGCAACAACAAGCCCAAGCAGAGGGACTTTCAGCCGGACGAGTTATTTTAACTGATCCAGCTGGGAAGAGATTTGACGAGCAAGCGGCCGCCGATTTAGCGCAAGCAGATCATTTAACCTTTATTTGCGGACACTATGAGGGCTTTGACGAGCGGGTGAAGGCGGTCGTCACCGATGAGTATTCAATTGGTGATTATGTGCTGACTGGAGGCGAGTTGCCAACGCTGGTCATGATTGATGCCTTGTCACGGTTGATCCCCGGCGTCCTTGGTAACGATGAATCCGCGGTAGATGATTCCTTTTCTACAGGATTACTAGAAGCTCCTCAATACACACGTCCCGCTAATTTTCGTGGTGCAGATGTTCCCGCTGTTTTAACGAACGGAGACCACCAAAAGATTGCTGATTGGCGTTTGAAGGAGTCATTACGCAAAACCTATTTGCATCGGCCGGATTTAATTGATCATCAGCAACTTTCGCCGCGAGCGAAAGAGTTATTAGCTGAAGTAAAAATTGAAGAAGAATAA
- a CDS encoding C69 family dipeptidase — protein sequence MTEPNYSACTSMLVGKNATVDGSTLIGRNEDAKAAWPKRFVVHKHQVATEPVVFQSTANGFQLDLPSEAAKYTATPEWTDSEGLFEEEGINEHGVAMSATESTYANDSVLGCDPLVKDGIGEEAMVTVVLPYVKSAREGVQRLGEIVSTKGASETNGILFSDTQEVWYFEIGSGHQWVAQRIPDDCYAVVANQMAIEKVDFNDQVNFQWSQGLEQFVTDNHLNPDRHGFNFRHIFGTRTQMDTYYNTPRVWYGQKMFNPEIEQEPTSQDLPFLRKSSRRLSATDVQMLLSSHYQGTEFDPVGTGSEFDKHRFRPISFAKTQESHVLQLQADLPVEIGGIHWLSMGVGAESTFVPFFAGISETPAAYQYPVDHDYDPQSAYWNFKLVGILVDAHYHRFIEQVNDVQAELRQGYRQIINQTQSQVATSNDLVALANQASNQAAKLALSRFQALAAQLITDSADLSPLNYHQDLNL from the coding sequence ATGACAGAACCAAACTATTCCGCTTGCACTAGTATGCTAGTGGGTAAAAATGCGACCGTCGATGGTAGTACCCTCATCGGTCGCAATGAGGATGCCAAAGCCGCCTGGCCGAAGCGTTTCGTCGTTCACAAACACCAAGTTGCAACGGAGCCGGTTGTTTTTCAATCTACTGCGAATGGCTTTCAGTTAGACCTGCCATCTGAGGCCGCTAAGTACACGGCTACCCCGGAATGGACTGACAGTGAAGGCTTATTTGAAGAAGAAGGAATTAATGAACACGGCGTGGCCATGAGTGCCACCGAGAGTACCTATGCTAACGATAGTGTCTTAGGCTGCGATCCGTTAGTGAAGGATGGGATCGGAGAAGAGGCAATGGTCACCGTCGTGCTTCCCTACGTCAAATCCGCTCGAGAAGGTGTCCAACGTCTGGGTGAAATTGTTAGTACGAAAGGTGCTAGTGAAACCAACGGAATCCTGTTTTCGGATACACAAGAAGTCTGGTACTTTGAAATCGGCTCTGGTCATCAGTGGGTAGCCCAACGGATTCCCGATGACTGTTATGCGGTGGTTGCGAACCAAATGGCAATTGAAAAGGTTGACTTTAATGACCAGGTTAATTTTCAATGGTCGCAAGGTTTAGAACAATTTGTCACCGACAATCATCTGAATCCAGATCGACACGGGTTTAACTTCCGCCACATCTTTGGGACTCGCACCCAAATGGATACTTATTACAATACGCCGCGTGTGTGGTACGGACAAAAGATGTTTAATCCCGAAATTGAACAGGAACCAACTTCTCAGGATTTGCCTTTTCTCCGCAAGAGTAGCCGTCGGTTATCAGCCACGGACGTCCAAATGTTGCTAAGTTCTCACTACCAGGGAACCGAGTTTGATCCAGTCGGAACGGGTAGTGAATTTGACAAGCATCGCTTCCGTCCGATTAGCTTCGCTAAAACCCAAGAATCACATGTTTTACAATTGCAAGCAGATTTACCCGTGGAAATCGGTGGTATTCACTGGCTTTCCATGGGGGTCGGAGCAGAGAGTACTTTCGTTCCCTTTTTCGCTGGGATTAGTGAAACGCCTGCCGCCTATCAATATCCAGTCGATCACGATTACGATCCTCAATCCGCCTACTGGAACTTTAAACTAGTCGGGATTTTAGTCGATGCTCATTACCATCGTTTTATCGAACAGGTTAACGATGTCCAAGCAGAACTACGGCAAGGTTATCGCCAAATTATTAATCAAACTCAGTCACAAGTTGCAACTAGCAACGATTTAGTTGCATTAGCCAATCAAGCTAGCAATCAAGCAGCTAAGCTCGCCTTAAGTCGATTCCAAGCATTAGCAGCCCAACTTATCACTGACTCTGCTGACCTATCACCGTTAAACTATCACCAGGATTTGAATTTATAG
- the yjeM gene encoding glutamate/gamma-aminobutyrate family transporter YjeM, producing the protein MSKQKMKTGSLVLMIFSAIFGFANVTVAYDQMGYASIIWYAFAALVFFLPTSLMFAEYGSAFSDAKGGIYSWLKNSIGERLAFIGTFIWLSAWIIWMISVSSKVWIPVSNIFFGSDKTNTWRLFNLFTPMQTVGILGIVWVLVITFCATCGFEQIAKIANLGGFFTLLLPIVFVVLSIIVLILHHGQLAEPIHGMSSFIKSPNPLFASPIALLSFVVYAIFAYGGMESMGGVVDEVDNPKKTFPKGIMIAGILMAIIYSGTIFFAGVTANWHTVLGNDKVNLGNITYVLLNNLGFVFAQSLGLSHSVAITVGNWLARFAGLSMFLAYLGSFFVLIYSPIKSFIEGSDPQIWPKRVTKLNQHGMPAFAMWLQAAAVSLVIFAISFSGSGAQQFYLILTDMANISSTFPYLFLVGAFPFFKRLPDIERPFVFYKNRIMTNAVVTIILIILVLGIGFTAVEPLLEHNYQTAFWTIFGPVAFGIIGLLMYEVGLRKKRRNQLQ; encoded by the coding sequence ATGTCGAAACAAAAAATGAAGACTGGCTCACTGGTCTTAATGATTTTCTCTGCCATCTTTGGGTTTGCCAATGTAACCGTAGCCTATGATCAAATGGGCTATGCCAGTATCATCTGGTATGCCTTTGCGGCGCTTGTCTTCTTTCTGCCTACTAGTTTAATGTTTGCAGAATACGGTTCTGCCTTTAGTGATGCCAAAGGAGGAATCTACTCGTGGCTCAAGAATTCAATCGGCGAACGGCTCGCTTTTATCGGGACGTTTATCTGGCTCTCAGCTTGGATTATCTGGATGATATCGGTTTCTAGTAAGGTATGGATTCCAGTTTCCAACATCTTCTTTGGTTCGGATAAAACCAACACCTGGCGCTTATTTAATCTGTTTACACCGATGCAAACCGTGGGAATTTTAGGAATCGTGTGGGTGTTAGTAATTACGTTTTGTGCTACCTGTGGTTTTGAACAAATTGCTAAAATTGCCAATCTAGGGGGATTCTTCACTCTGTTGCTTCCCATCGTCTTTGTGGTTCTGTCAATTATTGTCCTCATTCTGCATCATGGTCAATTAGCCGAACCCATTCACGGCATGAGTTCCTTTATTAAATCTCCGAACCCGTTGTTCGCCAGCCCAATTGCCCTACTATCATTCGTGGTCTATGCCATCTTTGCTTATGGTGGGATGGAATCAATGGGTGGAGTGGTCGATGAAGTGGATAATCCTAAAAAGACTTTTCCCAAGGGAATTATGATTGCCGGCATCTTAATGGCTATCATCTATTCGGGAACCATTTTCTTTGCCGGAGTAACCGCTAATTGGCACACAGTCCTAGGTAACGACAAGGTTAACCTTGGGAACATTACCTATGTTTTACTGAATAACCTTGGGTTCGTCTTTGCTCAATCACTCGGATTGTCGCATTCTGTGGCCATCACGGTTGGAAATTGGCTGGCGCGGTTTGCGGGACTTAGTATGTTTCTGGCCTACCTGGGTTCCTTCTTTGTGCTGATCTACTCTCCAATTAAGTCGTTTATTGAAGGCTCTGACCCACAAATTTGGCCCAAGCGCGTTACGAAGCTTAATCAACACGGAATGCCGGCCTTTGCCATGTGGTTACAAGCTGCCGCTGTTTCGTTGGTGATTTTTGCCATTTCGTTTAGTGGATCGGGAGCGCAACAGTTCTATCTGATTTTGACCGATATGGCCAATATTTCGAGCACCTTCCCATACCTCTTCTTAGTTGGAGCCTTTCCGTTCTTCAAACGTTTACCTGACATTGAACGTCCCTTTGTCTTTTACAAAAACCGCATCATGACGAACGCGGTCGTGACCATCATCCTCATTATCTTAGTCTTAGGAATTGGGTTTACGGCCGTTGAACCATTGTTAGAACACAATTATCAAACCGCATTCTGGACCATCTTTGGTCCGGTTGCCTTTGGAATAATTGGCTTGTTAATGTATGAAGTTGGATTACGGAAAAAACGGCGAAATCAATTGCAGTAA
- the rimM gene encoding ribosome maturation factor RimM (Essential for efficient processing of 16S rRNA), which translates to MDYLEIGTLVNTQGVKGEVRVLPQTDFPEVRFQPGETVYAFPKNGPMVELEIDQARKHKNFILLHFKDHPSINDVEYLKPSTLKIDAAKQTEALLQPGEYYYSQILGLRVVDETGRELGTIKDIMDLGPNDVWVVKRNNQPDLLLPKIDEVIKQVDLEHQVVTVELLEGLE; encoded by the coding sequence ATGGATTACTTAGAGATTGGAACGCTCGTCAATACACAAGGAGTAAAGGGTGAAGTTCGGGTTTTACCCCAAACTGATTTTCCGGAAGTGCGCTTTCAACCGGGCGAAACCGTCTACGCCTTTCCTAAAAACGGCCCGATGGTCGAACTAGAAATTGATCAGGCCCGGAAGCACAAAAATTTTATTTTGTTGCACTTTAAAGATCATCCGTCCATTAATGACGTGGAATACTTAAAGCCGTCTACGTTAAAAATTGATGCTGCTAAACAAACTGAGGCTCTTTTACAGCCTGGTGAATACTACTACAGTCAAATCCTTGGCTTACGCGTGGTTGATGAAACGGGACGCGAATTAGGCACAATTAAAGACATCATGGATTTAGGTCCAAACGACGTCTGGGTGGTCAAGCGTAACAACCAACCTGATTTATTGCTGCCTAAAATTGATGAAGTGATTAAGCAGGTTGATTTAGAGCATCAGGTCGTAACGGTGGAACTGCTGGAGGGCTTGGAATAG